TTGCCTCAACCATCTCACGCCACACTAAAGAGGGACAGACTAATTACACCAAGACGAATAATGAAGTTCAGTTGCTTAATTTAGCATTGTTAACTGAAAGTTGGAAAAAGCATTACAAAACATTTGGTTCTGCAACAGTTTTCCAAATTACCTTGTTTGCGTACTTCTCCACTAACAAAGGTATGTCAGATTTGGGTCTCCATCCTCCAAACAAAGACCCCTTCAGTGTTCTTCCAGAGAGAAGCAATCCATAATGAGCAGAAACTTCTGGTTTTGCTTTTGGTACACCAAGAGTTACAGTCAGTCCCCATCCCTGACAAGACCAAACATGAGAGGAGAAAATGCATCTGAACATAATAGTAAACTTTGTGGCACACGATTACTAGAAATGAAAAAGATGAACAGAAAATTACATCAGAACATGATTGCAATGCAGTCGAGACTACTCCAGTATCACCCACACATTCAAAAGAGTAATCAGCCCCTCCATCAGTAAGCCATTTTACTACCTGAAAGGATGAAAATAAATATCATTCCTATGTTGTTTAGGTTGGGATCAATGAGTTAAAAGTTAAAACATTAGAAATGAAAACCAGTACCACAACAATATTTTGACCTATACTGGCAAAGTATGTTGGACAAGTATTGCCTAGGAAAAGAACTTTTGTGATCTTGCTTTATTTTAAGATTTTATGAAATTTAAATGTTAGCACAGTCTATGAGTGAGCACATCAGTTTGTTTGCGTAAACAGAATGCCAATTGTACACCAAAGATGCAGTTAAGATAGTCATATAAACTGTAATTGATTAGTAGTTCAAGTTTCTCAGTCAATTTGATCTAATTTAATTTTTCCATATGCCTCCCCTAACCGAGGGAGCCCGGTTCCACAATCATCATGTAACGAAGCAAACCCAAAAACTTCAGGAAAAGTACCTGCTGAACAGGCTCATTCAGTTCGGCAGGATTAATAAAATCTGTAACACCAAAAGCCTTCCCTGTGCCACAGACACACCAAGTAAGTTCACAGAAAAATATTGCTACAGAAGCATACAGTTATTATTTTGTACTGCAAAAATACCCTTTTCTTGCTTATCAGGATTGGTATCTACTCCAATAATCTTGGAAGCTCCCCGTAGCTTAGCACCTTGAGCGACCTAAATCAGCAGATTGGGCCTCAGAATTGCATTTCTCGATATGTGTTTTCAACTTACATACAATAGCAGCCTCCGTAGATACTCACCGAAAGTCCTACTGTTCCCAGACCAAATATAACTACACTTGATCCCTTGGATACATCAGCAACATTCCAAGCCGCGCCAAGGCCTAAAGAACGGATTTATAACATATAAACAGCGGATGATCAGATACCATTAAAACATGCCACCACGGAAGATGACTGAATAATTTGAACACCAACAATTCTTCGCACCAAACAAATACTACTATATAGCTTCAGAAGGAGAAGGGCATGGGGCAAAGTAAAGGGTACCTGCAGAGGCGCCGCAGCTGAGCAGGCATATCCTGTCCATGGGCATGGTGGGGCTGACCTTGACCGCGCAGCCAGAGTGGACAACCGCGTACTCGCTGAAGCTCGACACGGCGCAGTAGTGGTACACGGGCTTCCCGCCGATGGAGAAGCGGGTGGTCTGGTCGCTGTGCATGACGCCCTTCCTCTCCAGGCCGAGCGTCTGGCACATGTTGCTTTTCCCCGACACGCAGTGCTTGCAGCTCATGCATTCCCCGATGAAGACGGTGAGCGCGTGGTCTCCCACCTGGAACTCGGTCACTCCTTCCCCGACGCTCTCGACCACCCTGCAGACCGAAGGTGTTAGGCTGTCAGCATTGTGACTTGTGTAAGCAGTGAAGCAAAaggagagagcgagagagatTGTGATACGGACCCGGATGCTTCGTGCCCGAAAATTCTGGGGAACAGATCGGGCTGCGCCTGCGGTTGGGAACAGAGTTCAGAGGAGATGGCGATCAGACAAGACTGGAATGAATAAGATGCAAATGCAGGGGAGTCGGAGGGTGCCGGTGCGTACCGTGGACTGCCACTGGGTGACGTCGCTGCGGCAGATGGAGGTGGAGACGACCTTGACGCGGATCTCCAGTGGCCCCGGCGGGGCGACCTCCACGTCCTCCATCACCAGCGCCTGCCCCGGCCCCCATGCCACCGCCGCTGCACGCCACCAAACACCGACGAGTCAGGAGAACACACACGCGCACGCACGCGACGAAACCAGAAGGGCGGATTGGTCACCTCGGCAGGTGATGACCGCCGGAGGGGAGGACGACGATGCAGCGGCGGCCATTGCGGGAGATTTGCCTGCTCGTTTGCTGTCTGCGCGAATTCTGGTGGAGAGAAGTCAAACAATCATCGCTCCTTGGTTTCGCTTTAGTAGGGGAGGGGTAGGTAGGTAGGAATGCCCCTGCCGCTACCTACCGCCGTTGCTCAATGCTGCTGCCCGCCAACACTGTAACAAGAAACTTGAACAACTTATTACTGTCAGGAAAGAGCGCGCATAAGCAACGGCTCGGAACCACCTGAAGTTTGTCAATTCGAGGCCGCAAAATAACACGATCTAGGCAACCTTCATAGCCGTCGGGAACAAAAAGAGAACTCTCTCTGCTTACAGAACTTGCATCGGAACTTGGAAGCCCAATAATCCAACGCAACTGTTTGTATAGACATATCTGTAGCTTTTTATGCATCGATAACAATGACAAATGTACAATGATTACATTTTTAATCAGGAGACATCATTAGCATTCAGCACTACAAATGTACTGTAGAAACGATTCACAGGGTAATCAGGGGTGATATCTGTACATGTTAGCTGCCTAGGCAATTGGGGAAAATTGTGAGCTCTTAGTTGCAATGGACACAGAGCTCATAGTCATATCTTTTTCTTGTCTTCCTTAGGTCTGATCATCTGTACAGGAGCGGCTGGAATACGGGCCCACCACTCTTTAATTCGTCTTCGGAACTTCTCTGTGTGTTGCTTCCTTAATGGCATCTCCCTCGTGTAAACCTCCAGGACTGCCATCAGGAGCAGATGCTTAGGAGGCATCAACACGACAACCGCAGCTGCAACAAGAAGTGCCACTGCGACTATTTCAGTTGCCTGCATACCCAAAAATTGGAGATTAGCATTATGACGGTTTGATCTCACTGCATAGTTACAAAGAAAACTTATTTTGAAATGATGTGCAATGCTAAATGTAACCTATCACAGATGTTTAGATGCATATTGGGCTAGAAATGGCTCATATCTAACAAGCCGAATAAATGTTATAACTAAGTTGTACTATCAAATTGTAAAACAAAATACACCAAGTGTTAGTCATGTCAAGGGATCGTTTATCATAGGTATATCGAAGCACTGTGAGTTTGCTAGGCTATATCCCTCAATAAACAGACCCGTATTCGAAAGCAACAGCAAGGACAAACCTTTGGAACAGCTGCAAACAAGAGAGCTCTGAACTTGAGAAGAACAATATTTACAGCCTGTAGGGTGTCTTCCAACTTGGATATAGCTTCCTGCAGGATCAAGATTTGCTCGACAGGATTTTTAGCTGGAGGGGGTCTTACTTCAAGCACTTCCAACAGTTTCCCTTCTTCACTGTACTTATGCCAAAGCATAACGACAGCAAAGACTATGAAAACAGAGGGTACAGTGTAACTGACAAGCCCGCTACATAACAAAGAAAAGACATACTAAGCAAAGCGATATACGTAAGCATACTTGATAAGATCCTGCAACCACAACGAAATTACCTTTGGATAACATAGAGGATAAAAGCTAAGAACAAAAATGATTTCAGAGGATCTTCCCACTTGGTTAAAGAGTAAATAAGTTTGCCTGCATGAATGAACGAAAAAAGTATCTCCTGCAAAATAAGGGCCAACCATCAGAAATCAAATAGCAATAATGTACTTGTACAATACACCACTTGGGTGTGACCATTGGAAAAGAACAATTTAAGTTGATCTTATCAGCACACCTGCATGAGGGCTACATTTGCATCAAGACCTTCCACCTTCACTTGATCAACTGTAGCACGTGCTGCCTCTATTCTTTCAGAATAAAGAAATGACTCTTGCAAAGCAGCCTCCAGAGATTTTGTTACACCAACACAAACAGCACAAAAGCTTATCTCCTTTCCAGTTTCATTTTTTCTCTTCAGCAAGTTAAATCCCATTCTAGAGAGAGCATATAATGAAAATGGTACAGAATGAGTCTGCGGTGCTTTGTCAACTGCTGGCTCAGTTGCCAAATGGCTCAATGAAGTGTCCAACAGTTGGAAGTAGTTGTTGTATAGGGCCTCTAATACCATATCTCCTTTTGGGAGCTTTTCAGCTAAGCTAAAAGTGAGTGTTGTCTTAAAGTGAGAGGGAGCAATATGAAAAGCTTCTTTCACAGCAGAGTATCTCAAGATGCCCAGGACAGCCTTTGAGAGTGCTTCTGCTCTCTGAATATCTTCAAGGTTGAATTTTCTGATAAATCTATTCACCTGCATTACTTCACGAGTGATTGCTAACCAATAGTTTCTTCGTGAGGGGCTCCCTAACTCAGGAAAGTCGAAATAAATTGGTTCTGTTCTGCAAATATGGTGCTGTTAGTTTTGAAGGAAACCTATGAAAGTACACCTACAGTGGTCAGTAACATAAGTACTAGAGAACTCTTCCCATTTCAATACTTACAAAGTGCTTGATTTGTACATCACAGCTTTATCAAACAGACGAACACCCAATGGTCCAGTAAAATCTCGCTTGATCACTTGATTTGAATCTGTTGCTAAATCATATTTAACAATCTTATC
The sequence above is a segment of the Aegilops tauschii subsp. strangulata cultivar AL8/78 chromosome 6, Aet v6.0, whole genome shotgun sequence genome. Coding sequences within it:
- the LOC109731805 gene encoding alcohol dehydrogenase-like 6 isoform X1, whose protein sequence is MAAAASSSSPPAVITCRAAVAWGPGQALVMEDVEVAPPGPLEIRVKVVSTSICRSDVTQWQSTAQPDLFPRIFGHEASGVVESVGEGVTEFQVGDHALTVFIGECMSCKHCVSGKSNMCQTLGLERKGVMHSDQTTRFSIGGKPVYHYCAVSSFSEYAVVHSGCAVKVSPTMPMDRICLLSCGASAGLGAAWNVADVSKGSSVVIFGLGTVGLSVAQGAKLRGASKIIGVDTNPDKQEKGKAFGVTDFINPAELNEPVQQVVKWLTDGGADYSFECVGDTGVVSTALQSCSDGWGLTVTLGVPKAKPEVSAHYGLLLSGRTLKGSLFGGWRPKSDIPLLVEKYANKEIQVDGLVTHDMPFSDINKALELMLQNRCLRCVIHMPKRQD
- the LOC109731805 gene encoding alcohol dehydrogenase-like 6 isoform X2, with the translated sequence MAAAASSSSPPAVITCRAAVAWGPGQALVMEDVEVAPPGPLEIRVKVVSTSICRSDVTQWQSTAQPDLFPRIFGHEASGVVESVGEGVTEFQVGDHALTVFIGECMSCKHCVSGKSNMCQTLGLERKGVMHSDQTTRFSIGGKPVYHYCAVSSFSEYAVVHSGCAVKVSPTMPMDRICLLSCGASAGLGAAWNVADVSKGSSVVIFGLGTVGLSVAQGAKLRGASKIIGVDTNPDKQEKGKAFGVTDFINPAELNEPVQQGWGLTVTLGVPKAKPEVSAHYGLLLSGRTLKGSLFGGWRPKSDIPLLVEKYANKEIQVDGLVTHDMPFSDINKALELMLQNRCLRCVIHMPKRQD
- the LOC109731802 gene encoding uncharacterized protein isoform X1, with product MGIVETWVREKPIRTFLSRISRQSAAAFAASTTSRSPAAADGEGGAADGGIPQLSSVANSVVSRCSRILAVATENLQQSYEADFPDNCKEPNTYARELLEYCCHKALHEVTTRPDYLSDMNLRRLMFDMMLAWENPGAEEGLLKNNSTSCNPVEIEDEDEGSIFYANSTSLAVQVNDMKTVGLSAFTRIAPSCPIIADLVTVHNLFDALTCSSGGRLHYFVYDKYLKSLDRVFRSIKGVMQSSLASSFNLDAGECIVAIDGDKPIHPVLQHIGISAWPGTLILTTHALYFQSIRVGYGDKIVKYDLATDSNQVIKRDFTGPLGVRLFDKAVMYKSSTLTEPIYFDFPELGSPSRRNYWLAITREVMQVNRFIRKFNLEDIQRAEALSKAVLGILRYSAVKEAFHIAPSHFKTTLTFSLAEKLPKGDMVLEALYNNYFQLLDTSLSHLATEPAVDKAPQTHSVPFSLYALSRMGFNLLKRKNETGKEISFCAVCVGVTKSLEAALQESFLYSERIEAARATVDQVKVEGLDANVALMQEILFSFIHAGKLIYSLTKWEDPLKSFLFLAFILYVIQSGLVSYTVPSVFIVFAVVMLWHKYSEEGKLLEVLEVRPPPAKNPVEQILILQEAISKLEDTLQAVNIVLLKFRALLFAAVPKATEIVAVALLVAAAVVVLMPPKHLLLMAVLEVYTREMPLRKQHTEKFRRRIKEWWARIPAAPVQMIRPKEDKKKI
- the LOC109731802 gene encoding uncharacterized protein isoform X2, with the translated sequence MNLRRLMFDMMLAWENPGAEEGLLKNNSTSCNPVEIEDEDEGSIFYANSTSLAVQVNDMKTVGLSAFTRIAPSCPIIADLVTVHNLFDALTCSSGGRLHYFVYDKYLKSLDRVFRSIKGVMQSSLASSFNLDAGECIVAIDGDKPIHPVLQHIGISAWPGTLILTTHALYFQSIRVGYGDKIVKYDLATDSNQVIKRDFTGPLGVRLFDKAVMYKSSTLTEPIYFDFPELGSPSRRNYWLAITREVMQVNRFIRKFNLEDIQRAEALSKAVLGILRYSAVKEAFHIAPSHFKTTLTFSLAEKLPKGDMVLEALYNNYFQLLDTSLSHLATEPAVDKAPQTHSVPFSLYALSRMGFNLLKRKNETGKEISFCAVCVGVTKSLEAALQESFLYSERIEAARATVDQVKVEGLDANVALMQEILFSFIHAGKLIYSLTKWEDPLKSFLFLAFILYVIQSGLVSYTVPSVFIVFAVVMLWHKYSEEGKLLEVLEVRPPPAKNPVEQILILQEAISKLEDTLQAVNIVLLKFRALLFAAVPKATEIVAVALLVAAAVVVLMPPKHLLLMAVLEVYTREMPLRKQHTEKFRRRIKEWWARIPAAPVQMIRPKEDKKKI